The following are encoded in a window of Oncorhynchus keta strain PuntledgeMale-10-30-2019 chromosome 10, Oket_V2, whole genome shotgun sequence genomic DNA:
- the LOC118377439 gene encoding oocyte zinc finger protein XlCOF6-like isoform X1 — protein sequence MSGERETLMDEMEQSLYTLTNDNLRCLCERSGIGGKDGSDVQGKNHHHSLCRKILEELWENADSMESEEQGMSWLLQLKEDIRKIQEEGIGAPLSPSQSIDDDAVDCDEDENQKDRDLLPSKRLEGEPMSPSQSFDDEDAVDCDEECVEDRDLLPSKRLEGESISPSQSFDDEDAVDCDEECVEDRDLLPSKRLEGESISPSQSFDDEDAVDCDEECVEDRDLLPSKGMEAEPAPERHTPEQREKRLSGAPSLSSPDNALLLGLKRVSVRLVDCRKTPGLSGTAGGGDEEEEGDEEEEGDEEEEGDEEEEGDLIHQRERRGNHGSSGEPQQQPHADNTDWSLLTSKHLNKQPQRHTGKKPHHCCSECGKTFGCPATLKMHRRIHRREKPYRCSQCGDTFSQEMTLKIHQQMHTGKKPHHCSDCGKSFSVLSSLKIHQSTHTENKLFQCSKCGKGFANNHYRKIHEKTVHEPPAERSYHCSDCGKSYSFLSTFKNHQRKHTGEKPFQCSKCKKSFAQKSTLKAHEQTHMPAAERPYQCSYCEKKFCISASFNFHMRMHTEEKPFQCSVCGMRFIHASLLKAHKHKHKPSDERPFHCSKCGACFTTKGNLKFHQLTHDRGERTYRCSECGHCFSHPIYLKKHQKRHSKEMSIVCDLCGKTFNHPSNFKTHMKIHQGVKPYHCSDCGRSFIFRQGLTTHQRVHTGELPYVCDQCGKRFSQYNSLVIHQRTHTGVKPYPCLVCGKSFSRSQNLAAHKRTHTGEKPHACDQCGKRFSRTDALAVHKRTHTGEKPYSCDICRETFTYLVAMLKHKKRH from the exons atgagtggagagagggaaacgtTGATGGATGAAATGGAACAGAGTTTATACACTTTAACCAACGACAATTTACGCTGCCTGTGTGAACGCAGTGGAATAGGTGGCAAGGATGGCTCTGATGTTCAAGGAAAGAATCACCATCACTCATTGTGCCGTAAAATCCTGGAGGAActttgggaaaatgcagattcAATGGAATCGGAGGAGCAGGGAATGTCTTGGTTACTCCAACTGAAAGAGGACATCAGGAAGATACAGGAGGAGGGTATCGGTGCACCTTTGAGTCCCAGCCAATCCATTGATGATGACGCTGTAGACTGTGATGAAGACGAGAACCAGAAGGACAGGGATTTGTTACCTAGCAAAAGGCTGGAGGGGGAACCCATGAGTCCCAGCCAATCCTTTGATGACGAGGATGCTGTAGACTGCGACGAAGAATGTGTGGAAGACAGGGATTTGTTGCCTAGCAAAAGGCTGGAGGGGGAATCCATAAGTCCCAGCCAATCCTTTGATGACGAGGATGCTGTAGACTGCGACGAAGAATGTGTGGAAGACAGGGATTTGTTGCCTAGCAAAAGGCTGGAGGGGGAATCCATAAGTCCCAGCCAATCCTTTGATGACGAGGATGCTGTAGACTGTGACGAAGAATGTGTGGAAGACAGGGATTTGTTGCCTAGCAAAGGGATGGAGGCAGAACCagcaccagagagacacacaccagagcagagggagaagagattgAGTGGggccccctctctgtcctctcctgatAATGCCTTACTGCTGGGTCTGAAGAGAGTGTCTGTGCGGCTGGTCGACTGCAGGAAAACACCAGGGTTGAGTGGAACTGctggaggaggagacgaggaggaggaaggagacgaggaggaggaaggagacgaggaggaggaaggagacgaggaggaggaaggagactTGATTCATCAAA gagagagacgtgGCAACCATGGATcttctggggagcctcaacaacaacCTCATGCTGACAACACAGACTGGAGTCTCCTCACATCAAAACACCTCAATAAACAACCgcagagacatacagggaagaAACCACACCACTGCTGTTCTGAGTGTGGGAAGACTTTCGGCTGTCCAGCGACACTCAAAATGCACAGAAGAATCCATAGGAGAGAGAAACCTTACCGCTGCTCACAGTGTGGGGATACTTTCAGTCAAGAAATGACTCTTAAGATTCACCAGCAGATGCACACTGGGAAGAAACCTCACCACTGCTCTGACTGCGGAAAGAGTTTCAGTGTTTTATCAAGCTTGAAAATCCATCAAAGCACCCACACCGAAAATAAACTATTCCAATGCTCCAAGTGTGGGAAAGGTTTTGCAAACAACCACTATCGAAAAATACATGAGAAAACGGTACATGAGCCTCCCGCAGAAAGGTcttaccactgctctgactgcGGGAAGAGCTACAGTTTTTTATCAACCTTCAAAAACCATCAAAgaaaacacacaggagagaaaccattccAATGCTCCAAGTGCAAGAAAAGTTTTGCTCAGAAGTCCACTCTGAAAGCCCACGAGCAAACACACATGCCTGCTGCAGAAAGGCCTTACCAATGCTCCTACTGCGAGAAGAAGTTTTGTATTTCGGCATCCTTTAATTTCCATATGAGAATGCATACTGAAGAAAAACCATTCCAATGTTCCGTCTGCGGAATGCGGTTCATTCACGCCAGTTTACTGAAagctcacaaacacaaacacaagccCTCTGACGAAAGGCCCTTCCACTGCTCTAAATGTGGAGCGTGTTTTACTACAAAAGGTAATCTTAAATTTCACCAGCTGACCCATGACCGGGGAGAGAGAACTTATCGCTGCTCTGAGTGTGGGCATTGTTTCTCTCATCCGATTTATCTGAAGAAACACCAGAAAAGGCACAGTAAAGAGATGTCCATTGTCTGTGACCTGTGCGGGAAGACCTTCAACCATCCAAGCAACTTTAAAACGCACATGAAGATACACCAAGGAGTGAAACCGTACCACTGCTCCGACTGTGGCAGGAGCTTCATATTCCGCCAAGGTTTAACAACACACCAGCGTGTTCACACCGGCGAGCTGCCTTACGTCTGTGATCAATGTGGAAAGAGATTTTCTCAGTACAATTCTTTGGTGATTCACCAGCGAACCCACACCGGAGTGAAACCTTACCCATGCTTGGTCTGTGGGAAGAGCTTCAGTCGGTCACAAAACCTTGCTGCACACAAGAGAACTCATACTGGAGAGAAGCCTCACGCCTGTGATCAGTGCGGGAAGAGGTTTTCCCGAACCGACGCACTGGCTGTACACAAGCGCactcacactggagagaagccttacagCTGTGATATATGCAGGGAGACATTCACCTATTTAGTAGCCATGTTGAAACATAAGAAAAGACATTGA
- the LOC118382046 gene encoding uncharacterized protein LOC118382046, translating into MEDNLERVLHCDDKEELRRKLALLQREYSRTVQRLQRAERSDAVRKHVRSRISEQNLQDQTDPVPASTFPNPALPPLSLGSPARTAPGSASPPGPAGDSTVAASCPVESENPRRRSPSIRFLLPVDDSCPRTPDLNPLRRSHSLRLRSRRSRLRWERTGRVQGGEGAGGRYDTETSEDGLELEAQTEKEEDGEKRNMEEEKEGVKKELEREENEREIPDKEAMKQSDGEEREEQRTYGQKEIGSPLPSLRRDGENEREEGSDSVATGVSVLGAVGLCNTGGVLDSCTLVEGLPFPVEYYIRTTRRMASSQSHRDLQAVILNQLNRGRHRRSRGRMSNTSQSDSLAQPSNHRPCSSQLTSNSPNNRTPVEEPSANQMLTAESGTNQSESLPSRPNTAGSIRDQRRRGRRPRLSRSLSLDSDPPAPVPDNTQTPAAISPASQPLPGGGCPERWTLSGGVEERLYPIFRRSCVSPLIHTSKQSKESVRSLLLPSSLSPGGPAVHPGSLGRVISTFDLQDFHLPDDQFGQLKLQKLRASFAVAVPEPFSPYNMRRRRNRGSVHGDTGGQTSKAPTPEPLPLSRTPPVTDCVTPVEQSVDRYIGQQSTDALDHSTDLHSEYHSVCPFTDHLVDQPTGHQSTDQPVDQPTGHQSTDHPLDQPTGHQSTDHPVDQPTGHQSTDHPVDQPTGHQSTDHPVDQPTGHQSTDQPVDQPTGHQSTDQPTGHQSTDQPTGHQSTDHLVDQPTGHQSVDQSVDLLIGHQLTVLVGQSIDFPSVDQQTGLLTTECPSLQTETETECPPECPSFHTKTKCLSPCPTEFSVECLTKCPFVCTTECPSLRTETDAECAVPPSPSLLLLSPSLTSRTPHGHTLSLSLSSIPPLPSLGMTPSPLTPNPNIPLSLPDSPPLPSLEAVTLPLSCPPCPPSLTLPLSCPPL; encoded by the exons ATGGAGGATAATTTGGAGCGCGTGCTCCATTGCGATGACAAGGAGGAG TTGAGGCGGAAACTGGCCCTGCTACAGAGGGAGTACTCCAGGACAGTTCAGAGATTACAG CGAGCTGAGCGTTCAGATGCCGTGCGGAAGCATGTGAGGAGTCGGATCTCTGAGCAGAACCTCCAGGACCAGACAGACCCAGTCCCAGCCAGCACCTTTCCCAACCcagctctacctcccctctcccttgGTAGCCCTGCTAGGACAGCCCCAGGTTCGGCCTCACCACCAGGCCCCGCCGGAG acTCGACTGTGGCGGCATCGTGTCCGGTGGAATCTGAGAACCCCAGGCGGAGGAGTCCGTCCATCCGCTTCCTCCTCCCCGTCGATGACTCTTGCCCTCGGACACCTGACCTTAACCCTCTCAGACGAAGCCACTCCCTCCGGCTGAGGTCACGGAGAAGCCGGCTGCGCTGGGAGCGGACGGGGAGGGTCCAGGGCGGCGAGGGGGCAGGGGGGAGGTACGACACGGAGACCAGCGAGGATGGGCTGGAGCTGGAAGCACaaacagagaaagaagaggacggagagaagagaaatatggaggaagagaaggagggtgtGAAGAAAgagctggagagggaggagaatgagagggaaaTTCCAGATAAAGAGGCAATGAAacagagcgatggagaggagagagaagaacagaggacATATGGACAGAAGGAGATCGGTTCACCCCTTCCTTCtctgaggagagatggagagaatgagagagaagagggaagtgATTCAGTAGCTACGGGAGTCTCTGTGTTAGGGGCTGTTGGGTTGTGTAACACTGGGGGAGTCCTGGACTCGTGCACTCTGGTGGAAGGTCTGCCGTTCCCCGTAGAATACTACATCAGAACCACAAGACGCATGGCCTCTTCACAGAGCCACAG AGACCTGCAGGCTGTCATTCTGAACCAACTCAACAGGGGGCGCCACAGAAGGAGCAGGGGCCGGATGTCTAACACTTCACAGTCCGACTCACTAGCACAACCCTCCAATCACCGCCCATGCTCAAGTCAACTGACCTCAAACTCACCGAACAATCGCACACCGGTTGAGGAGCCATCAGCCAATCAGATGCTTACCGCTGAGTCAGGGACCAATCAGAGTGAGAGTTTACCCTCCAGGCCGAACACTGCAGGCTCTATcagagaccagaggaggagaggaaggaggccGAGACTGAGCCGCTCTCTAAGTTTGGACTCAGATCCCCCAGCACCAGTCCCAGACAACACCCAGACCCCGGCCGCTATTAGCCCAGCCTCACAGCCTCTCCCTGGGGGTGGATGTCCGGAGCGCTGGACTCTCTCTGGAGGTGTGGAGGAAAGGCTTTATCCCATCTTCAGAAGGAGCTGTGTCTCTCCCCTCATTCACACATCAAAGCAGAGCAAAG agagtgtGCGgtctctcctcctgccctcctccctctcccctggagGACCAGCAGTGCACCCTGGGAGTCTGGGCCGCGTCATCTCAACCTTTGACCTCCAGGATTTCCATCTCCCCGATGATCAGTTCGGACAGCTAAAGCTCCAGAAGCTTCGCGCCTCATTTGCCGTTGCCGTCCCAGAACCCTTCTCACCTTACAACATGCGTCGTCGCCGCAACAGAGGCTCGGTCCACGGCGACACAGGCGGTCAGACGTCTAAAGCGCCGACGCCTGAGCCCCTCCCTCTCAGCCGCACCCCTCCTGTCACAGACTGCGTCACTCCGGTAGAACAGTCTGTAGACAGATATATAGGCCAGCAGTCTACAGACGCACTAGACCATTCTACAGACCTCCATTCGGAGTACCATTCAGTTTGCCCGTTTACAGACCACCTTGTAGACCAGCCTACTGGCCATCAGTCTACAGACCAACCCGTAGACCAGCCTACTGGCCATCAGTCTACAGACCACCCTTTAGACCAGCCTACTGGCCATCAGTctacagaccaccctgtagaCCAGCCTACTGGCCATCAGTctacagaccaccctgtagaCCAGCCTACTGGCCATCAGTctacagaccaccctgtagaCCAGCCTACTGGCCATCAGTCTACAGACCAACCCGTAGACCAGCCTACTGGCCATCAGTCTACAGACCAGCCTACTGGCCATCAGTCTACAGACCAGCCTACTGGCCATCAGTCTACAGACCACCTTGTAGACCAGCCTACTGGCCATCAGTCTGTAGACCAATCTGTAGACCTGCTTATTGGCCATCAGCTTACCGTTTTAGTAGGCCAGTCTATAGACTTTCCTTCAGTAGACCAGCAGACAGGCCTACTCACTACTGAGTGCCCTTCCCTTCAAACTGAAACCGAGACAGAGTGCCCTCCCGAGTGTCCATCCTTCCACACAAAGACTAAGTGCCTTTCTCCGTGCCCTACGGAGTTCTCTGTCGAGTGCCTTACCAAATGTCCTTTCGTGTGCACTACTGAGTGCCCTTCCCTCCGGACGGAGACAGATGCAGAGTGTGCTGTCCCCCCCAGCCCTTCCCTGCTCCTCCTTAGCCCCTCCCTAACCAGCCGCACCCCTCACGGACacaccctctccctttccctctcctccattcccccctTACCTTCCTTAGGGATGACGCCTAGCCCCTTGACCCCTAACCCCAAcatacccctctccctccctgacagCCCCCCATTACCTTCTTTAGAGGCGgtgactctccccctctcctgccctccctgccccccctctctgaccctccccctctcctgcccCCCACTCTGA